The Panthera uncia isolate 11264 chromosome C1 unlocalized genomic scaffold, Puncia_PCG_1.0 HiC_scaffold_3, whole genome shotgun sequence genome includes a region encoding these proteins:
- the GAL3ST2 gene encoding galactose-3-O-sulfotransferase 2 isoform X1 — protein sequence MPLRGAEGLALPHRCFQAILLLALIVFLLAGFLHRDIRLFAPLLGGQAEGPPIINVMFLKTHKTASSTVLNILFRFAETHNLSVALPAGSRFHLGYPWLFLARYVEGLEPPGPQRHFNIMCNHLRFNLPEVQKVMPNDTFYFSILRNPVFQLESAFAYYRKDVPAFRAAGSLDAFLAAPRTYYHRGAGLRNAPARNGMWFDLGFDNDAPADEAYVRARLADVERRFQLVLIAEHLDESLVLLRHLLRWRLDDVVAFPLNSRSPRSVAGLSPEARARARRWCALDWRLYEHFNRTLWARVRAELGPRRLRSEVARLRARRRELAARCLQDGEAKNQSQITDRRLRPYQSGVADIMGYNLRRDLDNQTRQMCRRMVTPELQYMAHLYARQFPGKPPKNIPFLED from the exons ATGCCCCTGAGGGGGGCTGAAGGGCTCGCTCTGCCCCACAGGTGCTTCCAGGCCATTCTCCTTCTGGCCCTGATCGTGTTCCTGCTGGCTGGCTTCCTGCACAGGGACATCAGGCTGTTCGCACC CCTGCTCGGGGGCCAGGCCGAGGGGCCACCCATCATCAACGTCATGTTCCTCAAGACGCACAAGACCGCCAGCAGCACGGTGCTCAACATCCTCTTCCGCTTTGCGGAGACGCACAACCTGTCGGTGGCGCTACCCGCCGGCTCTCGCTTTCACCTGGGCTACCCCTGGCTCTTCCTGGCGCGCTACGTGGAGGGCCTGGAGCCCCCCGGCCCGCAGCGGCATTTCAACATCATGTGCAACCACCTGAGGTTCAACCTGCCGGAG GTGCAGAAGGTCATGCCCAACGACACTTTCTACTTCTCCATCCTCAGAAACCCCGTCTTCCAGCTGGAGTCCGCCTTCGCCTACTACAGGAAAGACGTGCCCGCCTTCCGGGCGGCGGGCAGCCTGGACGCCTTCCTGGCCGCCCCGCGCACCTACTACCACCGCGGCGCGGGCCTGCGCAACGCCCCCGCCCGGAACGGCATGTGGTTCGACCTGGGCTTCGACAACGACGCGCCGGCCGATGAGGCGTACGTGCGCGCGCGCCTCGCCGACGTGGAGCGGCGCTTCCAGCTGGTGCTCATCGCCGAGCACTTGGACGAGTCCCTGGTGCTGCTGCGCCACCTGCTGCGCTGGCGGCTGGACGACGTGGTGGCCTTCCCGCTCAACTCGCGCAGCCCGCGCAGCGTCGCCGGCCTGTCGCCCGAGGCCCGCGCGCGCGCCCGGCGCTGGTGCGCCCTCGACTGGCGCCTCTACGAGCACTTCAACCGCACCCTGTGGGCCCGCGTGCGCGCCGAGCTGGGCCCGCGGCGCCTGCGCTCCGAGGTGGCGCGGCTGCGGGCGCGGCGGCGGGAGCTGGCGGCGCGGTGCCTGCAGGACGGCGAGGCCAAGAACCAGTCGCAGATCACCGACCGCCGGCTGCGCCCCTACCAGTCGGGCGTGGCCGACATCATGGGCTACAACCTCCGGCGGGACCTGGACAACCAGACGCGGCAGATGTGCCGGAGGATGGTGACGCCCGAGCTCCAGTACATGGCCCACCTGTACGCCCGCCAGTTCCCGGGGAAGCCCCCCAAGAACATCCCCTTCCTGGAGGACTAG
- the GAL3ST2 gene encoding galactose-3-O-sulfotransferase 2 isoform X2, whose amino-acid sequence MLSPPGGTQRCFQAILLLALIVFLLAGFLHRDIRLFAPLLGGQAEGPPIINVMFLKTHKTASSTVLNILFRFAETHNLSVALPAGSRFHLGYPWLFLARYVEGLEPPGPQRHFNIMCNHLRFNLPEVQKVMPNDTFYFSILRNPVFQLESAFAYYRKDVPAFRAAGSLDAFLAAPRTYYHRGAGLRNAPARNGMWFDLGFDNDAPADEAYVRARLADVERRFQLVLIAEHLDESLVLLRHLLRWRLDDVVAFPLNSRSPRSVAGLSPEARARARRWCALDWRLYEHFNRTLWARVRAELGPRRLRSEVARLRARRRELAARCLQDGEAKNQSQITDRRLRPYQSGVADIMGYNLRRDLDNQTRQMCRRMVTPELQYMAHLYARQFPGKPPKNIPFLED is encoded by the exons GTGCTTCCAGGCCATTCTCCTTCTGGCCCTGATCGTGTTCCTGCTGGCTGGCTTCCTGCACAGGGACATCAGGCTGTTCGCACC CCTGCTCGGGGGCCAGGCCGAGGGGCCACCCATCATCAACGTCATGTTCCTCAAGACGCACAAGACCGCCAGCAGCACGGTGCTCAACATCCTCTTCCGCTTTGCGGAGACGCACAACCTGTCGGTGGCGCTACCCGCCGGCTCTCGCTTTCACCTGGGCTACCCCTGGCTCTTCCTGGCGCGCTACGTGGAGGGCCTGGAGCCCCCCGGCCCGCAGCGGCATTTCAACATCATGTGCAACCACCTGAGGTTCAACCTGCCGGAG GTGCAGAAGGTCATGCCCAACGACACTTTCTACTTCTCCATCCTCAGAAACCCCGTCTTCCAGCTGGAGTCCGCCTTCGCCTACTACAGGAAAGACGTGCCCGCCTTCCGGGCGGCGGGCAGCCTGGACGCCTTCCTGGCCGCCCCGCGCACCTACTACCACCGCGGCGCGGGCCTGCGCAACGCCCCCGCCCGGAACGGCATGTGGTTCGACCTGGGCTTCGACAACGACGCGCCGGCCGATGAGGCGTACGTGCGCGCGCGCCTCGCCGACGTGGAGCGGCGCTTCCAGCTGGTGCTCATCGCCGAGCACTTGGACGAGTCCCTGGTGCTGCTGCGCCACCTGCTGCGCTGGCGGCTGGACGACGTGGTGGCCTTCCCGCTCAACTCGCGCAGCCCGCGCAGCGTCGCCGGCCTGTCGCCCGAGGCCCGCGCGCGCGCCCGGCGCTGGTGCGCCCTCGACTGGCGCCTCTACGAGCACTTCAACCGCACCCTGTGGGCCCGCGTGCGCGCCGAGCTGGGCCCGCGGCGCCTGCGCTCCGAGGTGGCGCGGCTGCGGGCGCGGCGGCGGGAGCTGGCGGCGCGGTGCCTGCAGGACGGCGAGGCCAAGAACCAGTCGCAGATCACCGACCGCCGGCTGCGCCCCTACCAGTCGGGCGTGGCCGACATCATGGGCTACAACCTCCGGCGGGACCTGGACAACCAGACGCGGCAGATGTGCCGGAGGATGGTGACGCCCGAGCTCCAGTACATGGCCCACCTGTACGCCCGCCAGTTCCCGGGGAAGCCCCCCAAGAACATCCCCTTCCTGGAGGACTAG